Within Dromaius novaehollandiae isolate bDroNov1 chromosome 15, bDroNov1.hap1, whole genome shotgun sequence, the genomic segment CAGCGCCTCGACAAGCTCGCCTGGGTGGCCACTGCGGGAGCCGGCGCTGGCCATGGCACGGGGTGGCCGCTGAGCCCGCCGCCCGCCAGCTGCGGTGCCACCGCTGGAGTGCCCCGGGGGGGCAGCATGGAGGGAGACAGTGGCCTTGGGATGCAGCGCGACGGGGTGCAGACGGAGGCATCCCACCACGAGGAGCCGTCggctgagctgcagcaggtcCCACTGAGCGTCTACTTGAAGGAGAATATGGCTTCAGCCAACGGCATGCATGAGCAGGGGCCTGGCGGGACGCAGGGCGAGGCCGCGGGGCCCAGGGAGACGCAGACCGCCTGTCCACCAAGCATGCCCGTCCCTGAGCCGCAGGAGGACGGTGAGGGGTCGGGCAGGGAGCAGAGCGCGCCTGCAGctgacacagcagcagctgcaccggcAACCAGCAAGCAGCCAAACGGCACGCACGGCAAGCAGTACTACGAGGTCCACCTCACCTTGGCGAAGCCCAAGCCTGTGAAGAACAGGACGGCCAGGCCGTTTGGGATCCAGGCGTCGGTGGTGAAAAGCCAGCCCACGGAGCAGGCCCCGGCGGCTGAgctgcccccgccgcccaccTACGCGGAGACCCTGACCAGCCCCCCGCCGCTCACTCGGGTCCGTTCGCCACCTGCCTATTCGGCGCTGTACCCCGCTGGTGGGCGGAAACCTCTCCCCGGCTGCGGAGGAGGCAGCCTGGCCCCCCTGCCCAAAACGGGGATCCTGGAGGAGTCTGTTGCCCGGAGAGCCAATAAAAAGTCCATGTTCACTTTTGTCGAGAAGCCAAAGTTGGGCCCTAACCCTGATCTGCTGGATTTGGTCCAGAACGCCGACATCAAAAagaagcagaaggagcagggagaggccgGTGCTGAGGAAGAGCCATTCGTGCTCGGGGCAGAAGCTGCCAACTTCCTTGCCGGCAGCGCGGCCAGGGGCGGGCAGCACCTCCCACCGGCCGAGGACGCTCCAGCGTGGTCCTCCTGCCTCAAGTCCCCGACTATCCAGCCGAAGCCCCAGATCAAGCCCAGCCACAACCTCACCGAGGCGCGAGGGAAAGGAGCCGAGCTCTTCGCCAGGAGGCAGTCAAGGATGGAGAAATTCATCATCGAGGCTCCATCTCAGCCTGACCTGCTGCGGTCCCCATCTCCCACCAtgtctctgcctccctcctggaAGTATGACGCCAATGCTTGCGTGTCGCCTATGATCTCCAGGCACCCCATCAAGAGTCCCTCCAGGCCCTCCAAAACCCCTCCAGCATCTCTGTATGGGGGGGGCCTGGTGGAGAATGAGGTCTCTCAGAAGGAGCTGGAGATCTCCAAGCACCAGCCCTACCAGCTCCAGTCTTCGCTCTTCATCCTCTCCCCATCCAAAGGGCCCCTGAGGTCCATGCCCCGCGGGACACCTCCGCCGAGGCCCACACTTCCCGACTCCTATCTGTACCCCCAGCAGACCTCCTGCCCCACGTCTCCTTTGCCTCCATCCCCCATTTGGCATCGCCCCGTGAGGCCTGGTGCCAGCAGGCCCCCCTCCGGCCTGTTCCCTGCGGCGGCTGGGGCCGTGCCCCTGACCCACGATGGCCGGACCGGCCCCGGAGCCCAGACTGATGTGCTCCTCACCTGCCCGGGCCACATGCTGTCACCCAGAGCGAAGGGAGGCTTCCAGGCGCCCAGACCATCCTACTCCACCAGGAACGCGGGAATCGAGCCACAGGTGTGGAAACCTTCTTTTTACTACAAGTAGTGGTGTCAAAGAGGAAACACATGCGTTTTAGGCTTCCCTCCACTGGCCAAGTCCACTCTAATTGCTCATGGGTGTGCAAAAAgccaaaacaaccaaaaaaaaagaaaaagaaaa encodes:
- the SYNPO gene encoding synaptopodin, translated to MLKATLRPLCLRTQPGCAAPGEASQNSRAYRPAKADAGEGHGCSQEGGKRGEQRCQQLSEVSPFHPMEQEEKVEPSGGKVSAHSPQEPGGLNGDVLGLQLDGSALASAAEPAPLSSCPSSELPPAAASPTAAPSQEWRVVKIERVLVSPVGQPRKAGLSRSASLSEKELKEAKAQSRRIAAQLTTAPGASSKGTLLFHRRKQRLDKLAWVATAGAGAGHGTGWPLSPPPASCGATAGVPRGGSMEGDSGLGMQRDGVQTEASHHEEPSAELQQVPLSVYLKENMASANGMHEQGPGGTQGEAAGPRETQTACPPSMPVPEPQEDGEGSGREQSAPAADTAAAAPATSKQPNGTHGKQYYEVHLTLAKPKPVKNRTARPFGIQASVVKSQPTEQAPAAELPPPPTYAETLTSPPPLTRVRSPPAYSALYPAGGRKPLPGCGGGSLAPLPKTGILEESVARRANKKSMFTFVEKPKLGPNPDLLDLVQNADIKKKQKEQGEAGAEEEPFVLGAEAANFLAGSAARGGQHLPPAEDAPAWSSCLKSPTIQPKPQIKPSHNLTEARGKGAELFARRQSRMEKFIIEAPSQPDLLRSPSPTMSLPPSWKYDANACVSPMISRHPIKSPSRPSKTPPASLYGGGLVENEVSQKELEISKHQPYQLQSSLFILSPSKGPLRSMPRGTPPPRPTLPDSYLYPQQTSCPTSPLPPSPIWHRPVRPGASRPPSGLFPAAAGAVPLTHDGRTGPGAQTDVLLTCPGHMLSPRAKGGFQAPRPSYSTRNAGIEPQDRRPSLPASPTWTPRAALRQGSADGWASPASVPELDTEPPASPPWSERCASPLRQEADPKASRQLQARLARNIINAARRKSSSPKAVGPDGSRPFTPLATVGSPSLPRSPRVLPACGTPSTLRSLSPACKSPLQSPRANGHRGSADTGAPGLGTATGTSPVAPRASRVDGHQPQPRVLPAGASSGPRTLGACSPTFRSPLPSPTVGARGPARRYASRSPTDSDVSLDSEESGARSPAIHSFNVCPRGWSGSLRLKQGGLPPGAPCTS